In Bacteroidota bacterium, a genomic segment contains:
- a CDS encoding ATP-dependent Clp protease adaptor ClpS, producing the protein MVKEKTKSINQEKEVTEDLKDLILFNDDFNTFDYVIESLIEVCNHDHVQAEQCAWIAHLKGKCGVKKGTAEELTPLRNEMINRKLTVEIN; encoded by the coding sequence ATGGTTAAAGAAAAGACCAAATCGATAAACCAGGAAAAAGAGGTCACTGAAGATTTGAAGGATCTGATCCTTTTTAATGACGACTTTAATACCTTTGATTACGTAATTGAAAGCCTGATAGAAGTTTGCAATCATGATCATGTACAGGCTGAGCAATGTGCATGGATTGCCCATCTTAAAGGAAAATGCGGTGTTAAAAAGGGAACAGCAGAAGAGCTCACCCCTTTGCGTAATGAAATGATCAACCGCAAACTAACAGTGGAGATTAATTAA